Proteins encoded by one window of Micromonospora coxensis:
- the kal gene encoding 3-aminobutyryl-CoA ammonia lyase yields the protein MSDSRVGLTVTHRRYVPYSHAHYAGNLVDGAYAVGLFGDVATEVCIRTDGDEGLFASYSDVQFRAPMKAGDVLEVVATVTRVGTRSRTIDFEARVVCRGRPDKGESAAEVLAVPIVAVTATGTVVVPAAA from the coding sequence ATGAGTGATTCCCGGGTCGGGTTGACCGTCACCCACCGCCGGTACGTGCCGTACTCCCACGCCCACTACGCGGGGAACCTGGTCGACGGGGCGTACGCGGTGGGCCTGTTCGGGGATGTCGCGACCGAGGTGTGCATCCGTACCGACGGCGACGAGGGGTTGTTCGCCTCCTACTCCGACGTGCAGTTCAGGGCGCCGATGAAGGCCGGTGACGTGTTGGAGGTCGTCGCCACCGTCACCCGTGTCGGTACCCGTAGCCGCACCATCGACTTCGAGGCCCGGGTGGTGTGCCGGGGCCGGCCCGACAAGGGCGAGTCGGCGGCGGAGGTCCTCGCCGTGCCGATCGTGGCGGTCACCGCGACCGGCACGGTGGTCGTGCCCGCGGCGGCGTGA
- a CDS encoding Lrp/AsnC family transcriptional regulator → MEEIDRAIVAALTADGRLSYTDLAEKVGLSVSAVHQRVRRLEQRGVIHGYAAKVSFEALDLPLTAFVAIRPFDPSQPDDAPERLAHLPEIDSCYSVAGEDFYLLLVRVAGPADLERVLQEIRTAANVTTRTTVVLSTPYEARPPKIPLGESARRPRDGG, encoded by the coding sequence GTGGAGGAGATCGACCGGGCCATCGTCGCCGCGCTGACCGCTGACGGCCGGCTGTCGTACACCGATCTGGCCGAGAAGGTGGGGCTGTCGGTGTCCGCGGTGCACCAGCGGGTCCGTCGGCTGGAGCAGCGCGGGGTGATCCACGGGTACGCCGCCAAGGTCTCCTTCGAGGCGCTGGACCTGCCGCTGACCGCGTTCGTGGCGATCCGCCCGTTCGACCCCTCCCAGCCGGACGACGCCCCCGAGCGGTTGGCCCACCTGCCCGAGATCGACTCCTGCTACTCGGTGGCGGGGGAGGACTTCTACCTGCTGCTGGTGCGGGTGGCCGGCCCGGCGGACCTGGAGCGGGTGCTGCAGGAGATCCGTACGGCGGCGAACGTCACCACCCGCACCACGGTGGTGCTCTCCACCCCGTACGAGGCGCGCCCGCCGAAGATCCCGCTGGGGGAGTCGGCCCGGCGTCCCCGCGACGGTGGCTGA
- a CDS encoding CsbD family protein, translated as MSFTDKAKSKAQELTGVAKERIGSATDNERLRAEGAQERSGARARQAGEHVKEAGKDVRDAMR; from the coding sequence ATGAGCTTCACCGACAAGGCGAAGAGCAAGGCGCAGGAGCTGACCGGCGTGGCGAAGGAGCGGATCGGCAGCGCCACCGACAACGAGCGGTTGCGGGCCGAGGGCGCTCAGGAGCGCAGCGGTGCGCGCGCCCGGCAGGCCGGCGAGCACGTCAAGGAGGCCGGCAAGGACGTACGGGACGCCATGCGCTGA
- the kdd gene encoding L-erythro-3,5-diaminohexanoate dehydrogenase — MTSPVGLHRVVEPAGVLPQAAWRLDADPRIAPNEVRIRVERLNLDAASFRQLSEKHGGDGEKVRAEVLDIVATRGKMQNPVTGSGGMLIGTVEEVGRRSPLELKVGDRVATLVSLTLTPLTILDGLARWDGRSEQVPCDGYAILFARSIAAVLPTDLHPELSLAVLDVCGAPALTARVVAEHVARRQRAGDATPVTVAVIGGAGKSGSLSLAAARRAGAGRSVGVVPVEAEREALLAAGLADVVALADARDPVALSTAVTSALGVPADVTVVCVDVPGCEHGAVLATADGGTVIFFSMATSFAAAALGAEGLAADVTMLVGNGYVPGHAEVALGLLRSEAGVRALFEARLAAD, encoded by the coding sequence GTGACGTCACCGGTGGGTCTGCACCGCGTTGTGGAACCGGCGGGGGTGCTGCCGCAGGCGGCGTGGCGGTTGGACGCCGACCCGCGGATCGCGCCGAACGAGGTGCGCATCCGGGTCGAGCGGTTGAACCTGGACGCGGCGAGTTTCCGGCAGTTGTCGGAGAAGCACGGCGGTGACGGGGAGAAGGTGCGCGCCGAGGTTCTCGACATCGTCGCCACCCGGGGCAAGATGCAGAACCCGGTGACCGGTTCGGGCGGCATGCTGATCGGCACGGTGGAGGAGGTCGGCCGGCGTTCCCCGCTGGAGCTGAAGGTCGGTGACCGGGTGGCGACGCTGGTGTCGCTGACGTTGACCCCGCTGACGATCCTCGACGGGCTGGCCCGCTGGGACGGGCGCAGCGAGCAGGTGCCGTGCGACGGGTACGCGATCCTGTTCGCCCGATCCATCGCGGCGGTGCTGCCGACGGATCTGCACCCGGAGTTGTCGCTGGCGGTGCTGGACGTGTGCGGGGCGCCGGCGTTGACCGCGCGGGTGGTGGCCGAGCACGTGGCGCGGCGGCAGCGGGCGGGGGACGCGACGCCGGTGACGGTGGCGGTGATCGGTGGGGCCGGCAAGAGCGGGTCGCTGTCGTTGGCGGCGGCGCGGCGGGCGGGCGCGGGTCGTAGCGTCGGGGTGGTGCCGGTGGAGGCGGAGCGGGAGGCGCTGCTCGCGGCCGGGTTGGCGGACGTGGTGGCGTTGGCCGACGCGCGGGATCCGGTGGCGTTGTCGACGGCGGTGACGTCGGCGTTGGGGGTGCCGGCGGACGTGACGGTGGTCTGCGTGGACGTGCCGGGGTGTGAGCACGGTGCGGTGCTGGCCACGGCGGACGGCGGTACGGTGATCTTCTTCTCGATGGCGACGAGTTTCGCGGCGGCGGCGTTGGGCGCGGAGGGCCTGGCGGCGGACGTGACGATGCTGGTGGGTAACGGGTACGTGCCGGGGCACGCCGAGGTGGCGTTGGGTCTGCTGCGGTCCGAGGCGGGGGTCCGTGCGCTCTTCGAGGCCCGGTTGGCGGCAGACTGA
- a CDS encoding alpha/beta fold hydrolase: MLIPGAGGDPRYFDLLVDELHARGHDAVAVALPAADPDAALPEYAATVRAVVDTHPEVVLVAQSMGAFTAALVADHPAVRLLVLLNPMIPAPGETPGDWAAATGHAQARAAYAEAQGRDPHADIDLTVDFLHDVPADVFARMSDGPQESDAAFVRPNPLRAWPPVPTRVISGRDDRLFPADFQRRLAVDRLGVHPQELPGGHLLALSQPRLLAETLLSLTDD; the protein is encoded by the coding sequence GTGCTGATCCCCGGCGCCGGCGGCGACCCCCGCTACTTCGACCTGCTCGTCGACGAGCTGCACGCGCGCGGCCACGACGCGGTCGCGGTGGCGCTGCCCGCCGCCGACCCCGACGCCGCCCTGCCCGAGTACGCCGCCACCGTCCGCGCCGTCGTCGACACCCACCCCGAGGTGGTGCTGGTGGCGCAGTCGATGGGCGCGTTCACCGCCGCGCTGGTCGCCGACCATCCGGCGGTGCGGCTGCTGGTGCTGCTCAACCCGATGATCCCCGCACCCGGTGAGACGCCCGGCGACTGGGCAGCGGCCACCGGCCACGCCCAGGCCCGCGCCGCGTACGCCGAAGCGCAGGGCCGCGACCCGCACGCCGACATCGACCTGACGGTGGACTTCCTGCACGACGTGCCCGCCGACGTGTTCGCCCGGATGAGCGACGGACCACAGGAGTCCGACGCGGCATTCGTCCGGCCCAACCCGCTGCGCGCATGGCCGCCCGTGCCGACCCGGGTGATCAGCGGCCGCGACGACCGGCTCTTCCCCGCCGACTTCCAGCGCCGCCTGGCCGTCGACCGCCTCGGCGTACACCCGCAGGAACTGCCCGGCGGGCACCTGCTGGCGTTGAGCCAACCCCGGCTGCTGGCCGAGACGCTGCTCAGCCTCACCGACGACTAG
- a CDS encoding pyridoxamine 5'-phosphate oxidase family protein, with amino-acid sequence MTTITDLPQGDPRLLDTDLARELLTSTEPARLAYVAPDGTPRVLPMMFHFTGEEVVFGTFGGARKIAHLRARPQVAVTIDTAGDPPRVLLLRGPVTVTDVHGVVAEYIAAHERYRSPEQAAATLAEIDHPDLVMARIGLRPTWVGLLDFVTRFPGGGTADDIVRRARQ; translated from the coding sequence ATGACGACGATCACCGACCTGCCGCAGGGCGACCCGCGCCTGCTCGACACCGACCTGGCCCGCGAGCTGCTCACCTCCACCGAGCCGGCCCGCCTCGCCTACGTCGCCCCCGACGGCACCCCACGGGTGCTGCCGATGATGTTCCACTTCACCGGCGAGGAGGTGGTGTTCGGCACCTTCGGCGGCGCCCGCAAGATCGCCCACCTGCGGGCCCGCCCACAGGTGGCGGTCACCATCGACACCGCCGGCGACCCACCCCGGGTGCTGCTGCTGCGCGGCCCGGTCACCGTCACCGACGTGCACGGCGTCGTCGCCGAGTACATCGCGGCCCACGAGCGCTACCGCAGCCCCGAACAGGCCGCCGCGACCCTCGCCGAGATCGACCACCCCGACCTGGTGATGGCGCGCATCGGGCTGCGTCCCACCTGGGTCGGGCTGCTCGACTTCGTCACCCGCTTCCCCGGCGGCGGCACCGCCGACGACATCGTCAGGCGGGCCCGACAGTGA
- a CDS encoding KamA family radical SAM protein, with the protein MTQTQPVETIPQPRHAPVAAPTAGQPYEYRRSPLVEPDWTRFPGWRHVTREQWENAQWQRVNCVKNLTQLRTVLGDLVDESFYADLEADQKALATMSMLVPPQMLNTMVPFAPMSTEAFLADPVRRYMIPVASDRRTDWPSHPYASRDSLHEHDMWVAEGLTHRYPTKVLAELLSTCPQYCGHCTRMDLVGNSTPAVDKLKLTLKPVDRYDAHIAYLKAHPGVRDVVVSGGDVANVPWKNLESYLMRLLEIETIRDIRLATKALMGLPQHWLQPDVVEGLERVARTAARRGVNLAIHTHVNHAQSITPLVAKAAQTALDVGVRDVRNQGVLMRGVNATAPDLLDLCFALQGEAGILPYYFYMCDMIPNAEHWRVPVWHAQQLQHDIMGYLPGYATPRIVCDVPFVGKRWVHMLTEYDRERGISYWTKNYRTSIESADLEALNKRYAYYDPIDTLPESGQSWWAAHRND; encoded by the coding sequence GTGACCCAGACCCAACCGGTTGAGACCATCCCTCAACCCCGTCACGCCCCGGTCGCGGCGCCGACCGCCGGGCAGCCGTACGAATACCGCCGCAGCCCCCTGGTCGAACCCGACTGGACCCGCTTCCCCGGCTGGCGCCACGTCACCCGCGAGCAGTGGGAGAACGCGCAGTGGCAGCGCGTCAACTGCGTCAAGAACCTCACGCAGCTGCGCACCGTGCTCGGCGACCTCGTCGACGAGAGCTTTTACGCCGACCTCGAGGCCGACCAGAAGGCCCTGGCCACCATGTCCATGCTGGTGCCGCCGCAGATGCTCAACACCATGGTCCCGTTCGCCCCGATGAGCACCGAGGCGTTCCTCGCCGACCCGGTCCGGCGCTACATGATCCCCGTCGCCTCCGACCGGCGCACCGACTGGCCGTCACACCCGTACGCCAGCCGCGACAGCCTGCACGAACACGACATGTGGGTCGCCGAAGGCCTCACCCACCGCTACCCCACCAAGGTCCTCGCCGAACTGCTCTCCACCTGCCCGCAGTACTGCGGCCACTGCACCCGCATGGACCTGGTCGGCAACTCCACCCCCGCCGTCGACAAGCTCAAGCTCACCCTCAAGCCCGTCGACCGCTACGACGCCCACATCGCCTACCTCAAGGCCCACCCCGGCGTCCGCGACGTCGTCGTCTCCGGCGGCGACGTGGCCAACGTGCCGTGGAAGAACCTCGAGTCGTACCTGATGCGGCTGCTGGAGATCGAGACCATCCGCGACATCCGGCTCGCCACCAAGGCGCTCATGGGTCTGCCGCAGCACTGGCTGCAGCCCGACGTCGTCGAGGGCCTGGAGCGGGTCGCCCGCACCGCCGCCCGCCGCGGCGTCAACCTCGCCATCCACACCCACGTCAACCACGCCCAGTCGATCACCCCACTGGTCGCCAAGGCCGCCCAGACCGCCCTCGACGTCGGCGTACGCGACGTGCGCAACCAGGGCGTGCTCATGCGCGGCGTCAACGCCACCGCCCCGGACCTGCTCGACCTCTGCTTCGCGCTGCAGGGCGAGGCGGGCATCCTGCCGTACTACTTCTACATGTGCGACATGATCCCCAACGCCGAGCACTGGCGGGTGCCGGTCTGGCACGCCCAGCAGCTCCAGCACGACATCATGGGCTACCTGCCCGGCTACGCCACCCCACGGATCGTCTGCGACGTCCCGTTCGTCGGCAAGCGCTGGGTGCACATGCTCACCGAGTACGACCGCGAGCGCGGCATCTCGTACTGGACCAAGAACTACCGCACCTCCATCGAGTCGGCCGACCTGGAGGCGCTGAACAAGCGCTACGCCTACTACGACCCGATCGACACCCTGCCCGAGTCCGGCCAGTCCTGGTGGGCGGCCCACCGTAACGACTGA
- a CDS encoding amidohydrolase yields MTNPSTLYRGAVLHCPAEPSATALLVRDGRIAWLGADADAPVADRVVELDGALVTPAFVDAHVHATDTGLALSGLDLSSVRSAGELLDAVSVFAAGLPSDAVVLGHGWDESGWVVGRLPDADEVGRAAGGRRVYLSQASIHSALVSRALLAACPDVAGAAGFDASGWLRRDAHHVVRAAAFASVTRAQRVAAQRRALEHAASLGIAAVHECGGPEISDEEDFTGLLGISGAGVPEVYGYWGELLGAARARELGAVGAGGDLFADGALGSRTAHVSAAYLDGEPGACGHGYVSAEQVRDHLLDCAAHGVQGGFHAIGDAAISTVLDGFGQAAEKLGVDRLRAARHRVEHAEIMSKRLIAGFVEYGIVASMQPAFDRLWGGAGRMYESRLGLDRSLESNPMGAMHSVGVALAFGSDSPVTPLDPWGSVRAAAAHHNPAQRMSVRAAFAAHTRGGWRAVHLDNEGVLALGAPATFAVWSTPAGVERGLPVLVAEDPELRGADDPTPLPVCRATVLRGDVIYQER; encoded by the coding sequence ATGACGAACCCCTCGACGTTGTATCGCGGCGCAGTGCTGCACTGTCCGGCGGAGCCGAGCGCGACGGCGCTGTTGGTGCGTGACGGTCGGATCGCCTGGTTGGGTGCCGACGCGGACGCTCCGGTGGCGGACCGGGTGGTGGAGTTGGACGGGGCGTTGGTGACGCCGGCGTTCGTGGACGCGCACGTGCACGCCACGGATACCGGTCTGGCCCTGTCGGGGCTGGATCTGTCGTCGGTGCGGTCGGCCGGTGAGCTGTTGGACGCGGTGTCGGTGTTCGCGGCGGGTCTGCCGTCGGACGCGGTGGTGCTGGGGCACGGCTGGGACGAGTCGGGGTGGGTGGTCGGGCGGTTGCCGGATGCCGACGAGGTGGGTCGGGCGGCCGGTGGGCGTCGGGTGTACCTGTCGCAGGCGTCGATCCATTCGGCGTTGGTGTCGCGGGCGCTGCTGGCGGCGTGTCCGGACGTGGCGGGTGCGGCCGGTTTCGATGCGTCTGGGTGGTTGCGGCGGGACGCGCACCATGTGGTGCGGGCGGCGGCGTTCGCGTCGGTGACCCGTGCGCAGCGGGTGGCGGCGCAGCGGCGGGCGTTGGAGCACGCGGCGTCGTTGGGGATCGCGGCGGTGCACGAGTGCGGTGGGCCGGAGATCTCCGACGAGGAGGATTTCACCGGGTTGCTGGGCATCTCGGGGGCCGGGGTGCCGGAGGTGTACGGGTACTGGGGTGAGTTGCTGGGTGCGGCGCGGGCGCGGGAGCTGGGGGCGGTCGGCGCCGGCGGGGATCTGTTCGCCGACGGGGCGTTGGGGTCGCGCACGGCGCACGTGTCGGCGGCGTACCTGGACGGGGAGCCGGGGGCGTGCGGGCACGGGTACGTGAGCGCGGAGCAGGTGCGCGACCATCTGTTGGACTGTGCGGCGCACGGGGTGCAGGGCGGTTTCCACGCGATCGGTGACGCGGCGATCTCGACGGTGTTGGACGGGTTCGGGCAGGCGGCGGAGAAGCTGGGTGTGGACCGGCTGCGGGCGGCCCGGCACCGGGTCGAGCACGCGGAGATCATGAGCAAGCGGTTGATCGCCGGGTTCGTGGAGTACGGCATCGTGGCGTCGATGCAGCCGGCGTTCGACCGGTTGTGGGGTGGCGCGGGTCGGATGTACGAGTCGCGGCTGGGGTTGGACCGGTCGTTGGAGTCCAATCCGATGGGGGCGATGCACTCGGTCGGGGTGGCGTTGGCGTTCGGGTCGGACTCGCCGGTGACGCCGCTGGATCCGTGGGGGTCGGTGCGGGCGGCGGCGGCGCACCACAACCCGGCGCAGCGGATGAGTGTGCGGGCGGCGTTCGCCGCGCACACCCGCGGCGGGTGGCGGGCGGTGCACCTGGACAACGAGGGTGTGTTGGCGTTGGGGGCGCCGGCGACGTTCGCGGTGTGGTCGACGCCGGCGGGGGTGGAGCGGGGTCTGCCGGTGCTGGTGGCGGAGGATCCGGAGCTGCGGGGCGCGGACGATCCGACGCCGCTGCCGGTGTGCCGGGCCACGGTGCTGCGCGGTGACGTGATCTATCAGGAGCGGTGA
- a CDS encoding histidine phosphatase family protein, translating into MSEILLVRHGETTWSASHRHTSYTDLELTPDGERQARALGAVLVGRRFARVLASPRKRALRTAQLAGLTVDRTDEDLVEWNYGRYEGRTTADIHDDHPHWNIWTDGCPDGESPKQVGERVDRLLARITPLLERGSVALVGHAHCLRVVGARWIGLPPSAGGKLRLDTATVSVLGHEHGRRVILRWNGR; encoded by the coding sequence ATGAGCGAGATCCTCCTGGTTCGGCACGGCGAGACCACCTGGAGCGCCAGCCACCGGCACACCTCGTACACCGACCTGGAGCTGACCCCCGACGGCGAGCGGCAGGCCCGCGCGCTCGGCGCGGTGCTCGTCGGCCGGCGCTTCGCCCGGGTGCTGGCCAGCCCCCGCAAACGGGCCCTGCGCACCGCGCAGCTCGCCGGCCTCACCGTGGACCGCACCGACGAGGACCTGGTCGAGTGGAACTACGGCCGGTACGAGGGCCGCACCACCGCCGACATCCACGACGACCACCCGCACTGGAACATCTGGACCGACGGCTGCCCCGACGGAGAGTCCCCCAAGCAGGTCGGCGAGCGGGTCGACCGGTTGCTCGCCCGGATCACGCCCCTGCTGGAGCGGGGCAGCGTCGCGCTGGTCGGGCACGCGCACTGCCTGCGGGTCGTCGGGGCCCGCTGGATCGGTCTACCGCCGTCGGCCGGCGGGAAGCTGCGCCTGGACACCGCCACCGTGAGCGTGCTCGGCCACGAGCACGGGCGTCGGGTGATCCTGCGCTGGAACGGCCGCTGA
- a CDS encoding glutamate mutase L has product MNIAVCADVGSTYTKAAVVDLVGGRLVAAASAPTTVGTDVLHGLDAAVGAACAGLGVGDVPWYVCSSAGGGLRLAVVGYEPLVTAQAGRRVGLSAGANVVHVAAGRLGGAELTVLRAARPDVVLLVGGTDGGDAEVLTHNATRLARARWRVPVVLAGNADARDDLYALLSAAKVPVTAADNVLPRIGVLAPASARAAIREVFLRHVIGGKKLSRGGRFARLVRAATPDAVLTGVEALADAVGGDLVVLDVGGATTDVYSVLTPDERDSGPGREVAGTLWRARTVEGDLGMRWSAPGVVRAAAEERLLAAGEQDVLAAQAAVRAADPGFLPGDDAGRAVDARIAALAATVALRRHARGAATGERAGRDLRDVRLVVGSGGVLRHAPSADAAGVLAAVLADHAGGWPVPRAARAVVDTDYVLAAAGLLAAEHPGAARALLGRHLGA; this is encoded by the coding sequence GTGAACATCGCCGTCTGCGCCGACGTCGGGTCGACGTACACGAAGGCGGCGGTGGTGGACCTCGTCGGCGGCCGTCTGGTCGCTGCGGCGTCCGCGCCGACCACGGTGGGCACCGATGTGCTGCACGGCCTGGACGCCGCCGTCGGTGCGGCCTGCGCCGGGCTCGGCGTGGGTGACGTGCCGTGGTACGTGTGCTCGTCGGCCGGCGGTGGTCTGCGTCTCGCGGTCGTCGGCTACGAGCCGCTGGTGACCGCGCAGGCCGGCCGGCGGGTCGGGCTGTCCGCCGGGGCGAACGTGGTGCACGTGGCGGCCGGGCGGCTCGGCGGCGCCGAGCTGACCGTGTTGCGCGCCGCCCGTCCCGACGTGGTGCTGCTGGTGGGCGGCACCGACGGCGGCGACGCGGAGGTGTTGACGCACAACGCCACCCGGCTGGCGAGGGCGCGCTGGCGGGTGCCGGTGGTGCTGGCCGGCAACGCCGACGCCCGCGACGACCTGTACGCCCTCCTGTCGGCGGCGAAGGTGCCGGTCACCGCCGCCGACAACGTGCTGCCCCGTATCGGGGTGCTGGCGCCCGCGTCGGCCCGCGCGGCGATCCGGGAGGTGTTCCTGCGCCACGTCATCGGCGGTAAGAAGTTGTCGCGTGGTGGCCGGTTCGCCCGGCTGGTGCGGGCGGCGACGCCGGACGCGGTGCTGACCGGGGTGGAGGCGCTCGCCGACGCCGTCGGTGGTGATCTGGTGGTGCTGGACGTCGGTGGTGCGACGACCGACGTGTATTCGGTGCTGACCCCGGACGAGCGGGACAGCGGCCCGGGTCGGGAGGTGGCCGGGACGCTGTGGCGGGCGCGCACCGTGGAGGGGGACCTGGGGATGCGGTGGAGCGCGCCCGGGGTGGTGCGGGCGGCGGCGGAGGAGCGGCTGCTGGCGGCGGGGGAGCAGGACGTGCTGGCGGCGCAGGCGGCGGTGCGGGCGGCGGATCCGGGGTTCCTGCCGGGTGACGACGCGGGCCGGGCGGTCGACGCGCGGATCGCCGCGCTGGCGGCGACGGTGGCGTTGCGGCGGCACGCGCGGGGCGCGGCGACCGGGGAACGGGCGGGGCGGGACCTGCGTGACGTGCGGCTGGTGGTCGGCTCCGGTGGGGTGTTGCGGCATGCGCCGTCGGCCGACGCGGCCGGGGTCCTCGCGGCGGTGCTCGCCGACCATGCCGGTGGGTGGCCGGTGCCGCGCGCGGCCCGGGCCGTGGTGGACACCGACTACGTGTTGGCCGCGGCGGGGCTGCTGGCCGCCGAGCATCCGGGTGCGGCGCGGGCGTTGCTGGGCCGGCATCTGGGGGCGTGA
- the kamD gene encoding lysine 5,6-aminomutase subunit alpha, translating to MTGKLGLDPALVARARELARRAGQPVVDLARSHTTVSVERAVLRLAGVTGADPDGIPWVNRLVDAVVADVGLGHGVAAPVFDALAREQIGDVTLLAQKAAAGSVRFGQPSGKAATAARRAARRAVGAGVRQIDRRRVERDRLVRRFGDPKQRPWIYLIVATGDIYEDIPQAQAAARAGADVIAVIRSTGQSLLDYVPEGATREGFAGTYATQENFRLMRAALDESSKELGRYVRLTNYASGLCMPEMATLAGLERLDMMLNDSMYGILFRDINPIRTFVDQRFSRQVHARAGIIINTGEDNYLTTADAVDEAHTVTVSQLLNEYFAHEAGLADWQLGLGHAFEINPDLPESLRLELAHALLARELFPDAPLKWMPPTKHMTGDVFRGNLLDGFFNLVGAMTGQGILLVGMMTEAVVTPWLSDRDIALQNVRYVLGAAGGLHEDFVPAPGGFIQQRAHRVLGEAVELLERIGEQSLLTAIAEGTFGIMKRPADRGKGLDGVARHEADYFNPATEILEGERA from the coding sequence GTGACAGGCAAGCTTGGGCTGGATCCGGCGCTGGTGGCGCGGGCGCGGGAGTTGGCGCGTCGCGCCGGGCAGCCGGTGGTGGATCTGGCGCGCAGCCACACCACCGTGTCGGTGGAGCGGGCGGTGCTGCGGCTGGCCGGGGTGACCGGCGCTGACCCGGACGGCATTCCGTGGGTGAACCGTCTGGTGGATGCGGTGGTGGCGGACGTGGGCCTGGGGCACGGGGTGGCGGCGCCGGTGTTCGACGCTCTGGCCCGTGAGCAGATCGGCGATGTGACGCTGTTGGCGCAGAAGGCCGCCGCCGGGTCGGTGCGGTTCGGGCAGCCGTCGGGGAAGGCGGCCACTGCTGCCCGCCGGGCGGCCCGGCGGGCGGTCGGGGCGGGGGTGCGGCAGATCGACCGGCGTCGCGTCGAACGGGACCGGCTGGTCAGGCGGTTCGGGGATCCGAAGCAGCGGCCGTGGATCTACCTGATCGTGGCCACCGGCGACATCTACGAGGACATTCCGCAGGCGCAGGCGGCGGCGCGGGCGGGGGCGGACGTGATCGCGGTGATCCGTTCGACGGGGCAGTCGCTGCTGGACTACGTGCCGGAGGGGGCGACCCGGGAGGGTTTCGCCGGCACGTACGCGACGCAGGAGAACTTCCGGCTGATGCGGGCGGCGTTGGACGAGTCGTCGAAGGAGCTGGGCCGGTACGTGCGGCTGACGAACTACGCGTCGGGGTTGTGCATGCCGGAGATGGCCACGCTGGCGGGTCTGGAGCGTCTGGACATGATGCTCAACGACTCGATGTACGGGATCCTGTTCCGTGACATCAATCCGATCCGTACGTTCGTCGACCAGCGGTTCTCCCGGCAGGTGCACGCGCGCGCCGGGATCATCATCAACACCGGTGAGGACAATTACCTGACCACCGCGGATGCGGTGGACGAGGCGCACACGGTGACGGTGTCGCAGCTGCTCAACGAGTACTTCGCGCACGAGGCCGGGTTGGCCGACTGGCAGTTGGGGCTGGGGCACGCGTTCGAGATCAACCCGGATCTGCCGGAGTCGTTGCGGTTGGAGTTGGCGCACGCGTTGTTGGCCCGGGAGTTGTTCCCCGACGCGCCGTTGAAGTGGATGCCGCCGACGAAGCACATGACCGGTGACGTGTTCCGGGGCAATCTGCTCGACGGGTTCTTCAACCTGGTCGGCGCGATGACGGGGCAGGGCATCCTGCTGGTCGGCATGATGACCGAGGCGGTGGTGACGCCGTGGTTGTCGGACCGGGACATCGCCCTGCAGAACGTGCGCTACGTGCTGGGCGCCGCCGGTGGCCTGCACGAGGACTTCGTGCCCGCGCCGGGCGGGTTCATCCAGCAGCGCGCGCACCGGGTTCTCGGCGAGGCGGTGGAGCTGTTGGAGCGCATCGGTGAGCAGTCGCTGCTGACCGCGATCGCCGAGGGCACCTTCGGGATCATGAAGCGGCCCGCGGACCGGGGCAAGGGTCTCGACGGTGTCGCCCGGCACGAGGCCGACTACTTCAACCCGGCCACCGAGATCCTGGAAGGGGAGCGCGCGTGA
- the kamE gene encoding lysine 5,6-aminomutase subunit beta, which produces MSAAAEKKIVRPYGDTTGDGMVQVSFTLPVPHDKRAEGAAVQLANKMGIDPAMLVHATQMGDGFTFFVVYGRVNHLVDLSAVQVVERDFPLLSAKEVNAVVKQKLRRKLSVVGACIGTDAHTVGIDAILNVKGIAGEKGLEYYRELKVTNLGAQVSVPELVEAARQEKADAVLVSQVVTQRDAHLHNTREMSAAFREAMPAGKRPLLIVGGPRFDETMTGELGVDRIFGRGTTPGEVASYLVHALVTNKKARA; this is translated from the coding sequence GTGAGCGCGGCGGCGGAGAAGAAGATCGTCCGGCCGTACGGGGACACCACGGGTGACGGCATGGTGCAGGTGTCGTTCACGTTGCCGGTGCCGCACGACAAGCGGGCCGAGGGCGCGGCGGTCCAGCTCGCCAACAAGATGGGCATCGACCCGGCGATGCTGGTGCACGCCACGCAGATGGGCGACGGGTTCACCTTCTTCGTGGTGTACGGGCGGGTGAACCATCTGGTGGACCTGTCGGCGGTGCAGGTGGTGGAGCGTGACTTCCCGCTGCTGTCGGCCAAGGAGGTCAACGCGGTGGTGAAGCAGAAGCTGCGGCGCAAGTTGTCGGTGGTGGGGGCGTGCATCGGCACGGACGCGCACACCGTGGGCATCGACGCGATCCTCAACGTCAAGGGCATCGCGGGGGAGAAGGGCCTGGAGTACTACCGGGAGTTGAAGGTGACCAACCTCGGCGCGCAGGTGAGTGTGCCGGAGTTGGTGGAGGCGGCCCGGCAGGAGAAGGCCGACGCGGTGCTCGTCTCGCAGGTCGTCACGCAGCGCGACGCGCACCTGCACAACACCCGGGAGATGTCCGCGGCGTTCCGGGAGGCGATGCCGGCGGGGAAGCGGCCGCTGCTGATCGTCGGGGGTCCCCGCTTCGACGAGACGATGACCGGGGAGTTGGGTGTGGACCGGATCTTCGGTCGCGGCACCACCCCCGGTGAGGTCGCCTCGTACCTGGTGCACGCGTTGGTCACGAACAAGAAGGCGAGAGCATGA